In Deltaproteobacteria bacterium, the following proteins share a genomic window:
- the mfd gene encoding transcription-repair coupling factor: MSVLQDLVEQINSLPSLNKKITGLTASARAYVLGQLFLRLQKTFLVACPSTKEAEVLVSDLTFFLGSDADVLFFPSLDVLPYFQLNPHPDILTQRLSVLYDMTSARRPLLIVTSFSALQHRLPPKSIFQDYADYVVAKEEIDREAFLLKLSEAGYLNVPLVEDAGTFAVRGGIIDIFPPHSQYPYRLELFGDLVESIRLFEAGTQRSLKQVEDLVLLPAREVVLNEQTIARASKELRQRFDEQGIPKLERDQLLTPLKNHLPFAGLETFLPFFYDKTESLLAYLKKDALFVSCDAEMAFENLAKHAGEIQEARQNSSSPEKLVRVEELFFSQEEMLEEFKSFQQMQFETLQRSGEDLHLATLTNEALHTKILDQIQGLQRLDPLFDYFQEQKNSGKNIVFIASQESQRLRLLDLFERHELHLIPLSQNPLAWAHSSASSPHPGPLLKERGLPAAYYVTQGTLSKGFTLEGDSTLWIKDEEIFGLRQKRVKKRSEALAVFNTFEELREGDYVVHLEHGIGLYQGLKSLKLGNVEGEFLLLEYLGKDKLYIPIYRLNQIQRYTSEGGFVPQLDKLGGTGWSKAQEKAKKSIQSIAGELLKIYAARELQQRPPYLEGVEELEQFEMAFAYEETPDQEKAIQDVVRDLENDKVMDRLICGDVGFGKTEVAMRAAYKAVLNHKQVAILVPTTILAFQHYQTFQKRFAEVGATVDMLSRFRLAQEQKEIVAKLASGGLDIVIGTHRLIQRDIHFKNLGLLVIDEEQRFGVTHKERIKKMKNLVDVLTLTATPIPRTLNLSLFGIRDLSVINTPPADRLSVRTYVAHFDEGLLRDAILRELQRGGQVFFVHNRVQSIAAMADRLKKIVPEATFAVAHGAMNEEELEEAILKFYNKEAQVLLSTAIIESGVDFPSANTMIINRADCFGLSQLYQLRGRVGRSNVRAFCYLLTPAEVAITPEARSRLAVLQRFTELGSGFKVAAHDLEMRGAGNILGGEQHGHIQSIGYEMYMHLLEQTMNQLKGEAQKIEVDPELNFMMPAVVPTDYVPEDSTRLGLYKRISHLEDEKVLDELREEIRDRFGELPLSVRNLLGLIRIKIVAKRLLIESVLQEKSRVIYKFHSQSPLPPDAFLKRIKKDPKYYQLTADLKFVTPQRETSDEKILEGVYKFLLSLEEELSNAGSI; this comes from the coding sequence ATGTCTGTGCTTCAGGATCTTGTTGAACAAATTAATTCTTTACCCAGCCTAAACAAAAAAATTACCGGCCTTACTGCGTCTGCACGGGCTTATGTGTTAGGGCAGCTTTTTCTTCGTTTGCAGAAAACTTTTCTGGTGGCCTGTCCCAGCACCAAAGAAGCCGAGGTCCTTGTCTCGGACTTAACTTTTTTCCTGGGTTCCGATGCCGATGTCTTGTTTTTTCCTTCCTTGGATGTGCTGCCTTACTTTCAACTCAATCCCCACCCCGATATTTTGACGCAGCGCTTGTCCGTGCTCTACGACATGACCAGTGCCCGTCGGCCTTTGTTAATCGTGACTTCCTTTTCGGCCTTGCAGCATCGTCTGCCGCCTAAATCTATCTTTCAGGATTACGCCGATTATGTGGTGGCCAAAGAAGAAATCGACCGCGAGGCCTTTTTACTGAAACTCAGCGAGGCGGGTTATTTGAATGTGCCTTTGGTGGAAGATGCAGGAACCTTCGCCGTTCGCGGGGGTATTATTGATATCTTTCCACCGCATTCGCAGTACCCCTATCGGCTCGAACTCTTTGGGGATCTGGTCGAATCTATCCGCCTCTTTGAAGCAGGCACTCAGCGCAGTCTAAAGCAGGTGGAAGATCTGGTGCTGCTTCCCGCTCGTGAGGTCGTGCTGAATGAGCAGACCATTGCTCGGGCCTCAAAAGAGCTGCGGCAGCGTTTTGATGAGCAGGGCATTCCCAAGCTGGAACGCGATCAGCTGCTTACTCCCTTAAAAAATCATCTGCCTTTTGCAGGGCTCGAAACTTTTTTACCCTTCTTTTATGACAAGACCGAAAGCCTGCTCGCTTATCTTAAAAAGGATGCGCTCTTTGTTTCTTGCGATGCTGAGATGGCTTTTGAGAATCTTGCAAAACATGCGGGAGAAATCCAAGAGGCACGGCAGAATTCCAGCAGCCCTGAAAAATTGGTTCGAGTGGAAGAGTTGTTTTTTTCTCAAGAAGAGATGCTGGAGGAGTTTAAAAGTTTTCAGCAAATGCAATTTGAAACACTGCAACGCTCTGGAGAAGATCTTCATTTGGCGACTCTCACCAACGAAGCCCTCCACACTAAAATTCTTGATCAAATCCAAGGCCTGCAACGACTCGATCCCTTGTTCGACTATTTTCAGGAACAAAAAAACTCCGGTAAAAATATTGTCTTTATTGCCTCTCAGGAGAGTCAGCGCCTCAGGTTGCTTGATCTATTTGAGCGGCATGAATTGCATCTAATTCCTCTTTCTCAAAATCCTTTGGCTTGGGCGCATTCGAGTGCATCCTCACCTCACCCTGGCCCTCTCCTCAAGGAGAGGGGATTACCAGCGGCCTATTACGTTACACAAGGGACTCTCAGCAAAGGTTTCACACTCGAAGGCGATTCTACCCTTTGGATTAAAGACGAAGAGATTTTTGGCCTGCGTCAAAAGCGCGTCAAAAAACGCAGTGAGGCATTGGCCGTCTTTAATACTTTTGAAGAACTTCGAGAAGGCGATTATGTGGTTCATCTCGAACATGGGATTGGTCTCTATCAAGGCCTGAAGAGTCTTAAGCTGGGAAATGTGGAAGGGGAATTTTTACTTTTGGAATACCTGGGAAAAGACAAACTCTACATTCCCATCTACCGACTCAATCAAATTCAGCGTTACACCAGTGAAGGCGGTTTTGTGCCTCAGCTGGATAAACTGGGGGGCACGGGTTGGAGTAAGGCCCAGGAAAAAGCGAAGAAGTCGATTCAGTCCATTGCGGGAGAATTGCTGAAGATCTATGCGGCGCGTGAGTTGCAGCAGCGACCTCCCTACTTGGAAGGCGTCGAAGAGTTGGAACAATTTGAAATGGCCTTTGCCTATGAAGAAACACCCGATCAGGAAAAAGCCATTCAAGACGTGGTGCGTGATTTGGAAAATGACAAAGTGATGGACCGACTCATCTGCGGCGACGTGGGTTTTGGAAAAACCGAAGTGGCCATGCGAGCGGCTTACAAGGCGGTGCTTAACCACAAACAAGTGGCGATTTTGGTTCCGACTACCATCCTGGCCTTCCAACATTATCAAACCTTTCAAAAGCGTTTTGCGGAAGTTGGGGCCACGGTAGACATGCTGTCGCGCTTTCGTTTGGCTCAGGAACAAAAAGAGATTGTTGCGAAACTGGCGTCCGGTGGCTTGGATATTGTGATTGGGACGCATCGTTTAATTCAGCGGGATATCCATTTTAAAAATTTGGGCTTGCTCGTCATCGACGAAGAGCAACGTTTTGGCGTGACGCACAAAGAGCGCATCAAAAAGATGAAAAATCTGGTGGATGTGCTGACGCTCACCGCCACGCCTATTCCTCGTACGCTCAATCTTTCATTGTTTGGAATTCGGGACCTCTCGGTCATCAACACACCGCCCGCAGATCGCCTGTCTGTCCGCACCTATGTGGCTCATTTTGATGAAGGACTCCTTCGCGATGCCATCTTGCGCGAGTTGCAGCGCGGCGGTCAGGTATTCTTTGTGCATAATCGTGTGCAAAGTATTGCGGCCATGGCAGATCGTCTCAAGAAGATTGTCCCCGAAGCGACCTTTGCCGTGGCCCACGGTGCCATGAATGAAGAAGAGCTCGAAGAGGCCATTCTCAAATTTTACAACAAGGAAGCCCAGGTGCTTTTATCCACAGCCATTATTGAATCGGGGGTCGATTTCCCTTCGGCCAACACCATGATTATCAATCGAGCGGATTGTTTTGGTTTGTCTCAATTGTATCAGCTGCGGGGAAGGGTAGGGCGCTCGAATGTCCGCGCCTTCTGTTATCTGCTGACCCCTGCGGAAGTGGCAATTACCCCGGAGGCACGTTCCAGGCTAGCGGTTCTGCAACGTTTTACTGAGTTGGGAAGCGGGTTTAAAGTAGCCGCGCATGATTTGGAGATGCGAGGGGCTGGAAATATCTTAGGCGGCGAGCAGCATGGGCACATCCAAAGTATTGGTTATGAAATGTACATGCATTTGCTCGAGCAGACCATGAATCAGCTGAAAGGCGAGGCGCAGAAAATTGAAGTGGATCCCGAACTCAATTTCATGATGCCCGCCGTAGTGCCCACAGACTACGTTCCCGAGGATTCTACACGTTTGGGACTTTATAAACGTATTTCTCATCTGGAAGATGAAAAAGTTCTGGATGAACTGCGGGAAGAAATTCGCGATCGATTCGGAGAGTTGCCGCTGTCGGTAAGGAATTTGCTTGGCTTGATTCGCATTAAAATTGTGGCGAAACGTTTACTGATTGAATCGGTTCTTCAAGAAAAATCCCGGGTCATTTACAAGTTTCATTCCCAATCTCCTTTACCACCCGATGCGTTTTTGAAACGCATTAAAAAGGATCCCAAATATTATCAACTGACCGCCGATTTGAAATTTGTGACTCCTCAACGAGAAACAAGTGATGAAAAAATATTGGAGGGAGTATATAAATTTTTATTGTCGTTGGAAGAGGAGCTGTCTAATGCAGGGTCGATTTAA
- a CDS encoding AtpZ/AtpI family protein encodes MKNDEESKKSKAFYASKDFYTRFAIYSGAGIQLVFTVFLFAELGSYLDTRFHSNTRYTLLCLIGGLLLGFYIFLKALLWKNRENKD; translated from the coding sequence ATGAAAAACGACGAGGAATCCAAAAAATCAAAGGCCTTTTACGCGTCCAAAGATTTTTACACCCGTTTTGCAATCTACAGTGGAGCTGGAATTCAACTGGTTTTTACAGTATTCCTGTTTGCCGAACTCGGATCTTATCTGGATACGCGCTTTCATTCGAATACCCGCTACACCCTTCTTTGCCTGATAGGAGGCCTTTTGCTTGGATTTTATATTTTTTTAAAAGCGCTGCTTTGGAAAAATCGTGAAAACAAAGACTAG
- a CDS encoding PilZ domain-containing protein, protein MRETKVFFDKESLLSNDQSEKRLFKRVDVGLDVELVVDGAALRATTANISCGGLFLMLDARELKQVQDLSLVIHLPNRQKPVQVIAEVLRKENDSREGVAVKFQGLYNDNILAIEQFIKSTLH, encoded by the coding sequence ATGAGGGAAACCAAAGTGTTTTTCGACAAAGAATCCTTACTATCTAATGACCAAAGCGAAAAGAGGTTATTTAAACGCGTCGACGTAGGTTTGGACGTTGAGTTGGTGGTCGATGGAGCTGCCCTTCGTGCCACCACAGCTAACATTAGCTGTGGTGGCCTTTTTTTGATGTTAGATGCAAGAGAATTAAAACAAGTTCAGGACCTTTCCCTAGTAATCCACCTTCCCAACCGACAAAAACCCGTTCAAGTTATTGCAGAGGTTCTTCGCAAAGAAAATGATTCCCGTGAAGGCGTCGCGGTTAAATTTCAAGGCCTCTACAACGATAATATTCTCGCCATTGAGCAGTTTATTAAATCGACCCTGCATTAG
- a CDS encoding ATP synthase F0 subunit C, which translates to MKKILSFLSGFSALFLTTLVFAQEHAGMAGGSGTGTIAIGAALAIGLAALGGTLGQGKAAAAALEGIARNPGAASKVQTPMILGLALIESLVLASWAIAYLLLGKI; encoded by the coding sequence ATGAAAAAAATACTCTCATTCTTAAGCGGATTTTCCGCTTTGTTTCTAACCACCCTCGTGTTTGCTCAGGAACATGCAGGAATGGCTGGAGGTTCTGGTACCGGTACAATTGCGATTGGTGCCGCACTCGCTATTGGTCTGGCTGCCTTAGGGGGAACCCTGGGACAAGGTAAGGCCGCTGCTGCTGCTTTAGAAGGGATTGCTCGTAATCCAGGGGCAGCCTCCAAAGTTCAAACGCCTATGATCTTAGGTTTAGCTTTAATCGAATCTTTGGTGCTTGCTTCTTGGGCCATTGCGTACTTGCTTTTGGGCAAGATCTAA
- the hemL gene encoding glutamate-1-semialdehyde 2,1-aminomutase, producing the protein MKIKKSQRLFQQSQKIFPGGVNSPVRAFRSVGGEPRFIQKAKGALLYDVDGNSYIDYVGSWGPLVMGHAHPQVVSALKKAAALGTSYGAPSEQESILGALIQKHYPSCEKIRLVNSGTEAVMGAIRLARAFTGREKIIKFEGCYHGHSDSLLVKAGSGALTFGVPTSKGVPEAFARLTLTAPYNDLDAVEKLFKANPQEIACIILEPVVGNSGCILPEAGFLEALRALTQKEGALLIFDEVMTGFRVALGGAQAHFKIRPDLTTLGKVIGGGLPVGAFGGRAEIMDLLAPLGPVYQAGTLSGNPLAMVAGIETLRLITQKANFKKMEKNTRNLAEGIQKIAKASGIPLQVPYIGGMMGLFFSETPVRNLEDAQKSDVPRFNRFFNAMLEQGIYLPPSAYEAWFVSAIHKEKEIEKTLQAVKNAL; encoded by the coding sequence ATGAAAATCAAAAAATCACAACGACTGTTTCAACAATCTCAAAAAATATTTCCAGGTGGAGTCAACAGCCCAGTTCGGGCCTTTCGATCCGTGGGAGGCGAGCCTCGTTTTATCCAGAAGGCCAAAGGGGCCTTACTTTATGACGTCGATGGGAATAGCTATATTGATTACGTAGGTTCCTGGGGTCCTTTGGTCATGGGACACGCGCATCCTCAAGTAGTGTCTGCCTTAAAAAAAGCAGCGGCCTTGGGAACCAGTTACGGCGCCCCCAGCGAGCAGGAATCCATTTTAGGCGCGCTCATTCAAAAGCATTATCCCTCTTGCGAAAAAATACGTCTGGTCAATTCAGGCACCGAGGCGGTGATGGGGGCCATCCGCCTGGCCCGGGCTTTTACGGGCCGTGAAAAAATTATCAAATTTGAAGGTTGTTATCATGGCCACAGCGACAGTTTGCTGGTGAAGGCGGGAAGTGGCGCCCTCACTTTTGGAGTTCCTACCAGCAAGGGAGTGCCAGAGGCCTTTGCCCGATTGACTTTGACGGCACCCTATAATGATTTGGACGCGGTAGAAAAATTATTTAAGGCCAATCCCCAGGAAATTGCCTGTATTATTTTAGAACCGGTCGTGGGAAATTCAGGCTGCATCCTTCCCGAAGCGGGGTTTTTAGAGGCCTTGCGGGCTCTCACGCAAAAAGAGGGGGCCTTGTTGATTTTTGACGAAGTGATGACCGGCTTTCGCGTCGCTTTAGGAGGCGCCCAGGCCCATTTCAAAATCAGGCCCGATCTGACCACCCTGGGAAAGGTCATCGGCGGAGGCCTGCCGGTGGGGGCCTTTGGAGGACGGGCAGAGATTATGGATCTGCTGGCTCCCCTAGGCCCTGTCTACCAAGCGGGAACGCTTTCCGGAAATCCTCTGGCCATGGTCGCAGGTATTGAAACCTTAAGGCTCATTACGCAAAAAGCTAATTTTAAAAAGATGGAGAAAAATACCCGAAACCTGGCCGAAGGAATCCAGAAAATAGCCAAGGCATCAGGGATTCCCCTCCAAGTGCCTTATATCGGTGGCATGATGGGCCTCTTTTTTTCGGAGACTCCAGTACGTAATCTGGAGGACGCGCAAAAGAGCGATGTGCCGCGCTTCAATCGATTTTTTAACGCGATGTTAGAGCAGGGGATTTATCTTCCCCCCTCGGCCTATGAGGCCTGGTTTGTTTCGGCTATTCATAAAGAAAAAGAAATTGAGAAAACTCTTCAGGCTGTAAAAAACGCTTTATGA
- a CDS encoding Fic family protein, whose product MLSFELTNKITKELQDVNKLLVPVISKLKTYSPSFLDEIHHLAQVSNIGASTRIENAVLTDAEIYWIDTQLSQDVKTTTFENQQHLIFDKLSKDRERSIEEVAGCRSLLIILFEQAKDFFPLRQSDLCAFHQELLKYYPPAHYYIGQYKKVPNSVIERNSRTKEERVVFKTSDPGPLTESAMYDLLQWYNQNLKDYPWSLAFACEFVFRFLAIHPFQDGNGRLGRALFYLALLQSADEDIASICRYISVDRQIERHKMYYYHALQQCSGGIFQQDPKNYKIEFFLKFMMKMFRLALEDVEVYSKKILMTQELPEASLKVYGCFKNNPERKLQTGELISHTELPRRTVINSLNRLLEDKFIQSYGQASATRYQIIF is encoded by the coding sequence ATGCTTTCATTCGAACTAACAAATAAAATAACTAAAGAATTACAGGATGTTAACAAATTACTAGTTCCGGTAATAAGCAAGCTAAAGACTTATAGCCCTTCTTTTTTAGATGAAATTCATCACTTAGCTCAAGTGAGTAATATTGGTGCCTCCACCCGCATTGAAAATGCAGTTCTTACCGATGCAGAAATTTATTGGATAGATACTCAGCTTTCTCAAGATGTCAAGACCACTACTTTTGAAAATCAGCAGCATCTGATTTTCGACAAACTTTCTAAAGATAGAGAGCGCAGCATCGAAGAAGTGGCAGGATGCAGGTCTCTACTGATAATCCTTTTCGAACAAGCTAAAGATTTTTTTCCTTTGAGACAAAGTGACCTTTGTGCCTTTCACCAAGAACTTTTAAAATACTATCCACCTGCTCATTATTACATAGGTCAATATAAGAAAGTTCCCAACAGTGTCATTGAGCGCAACTCCCGAACGAAAGAAGAAAGAGTGGTTTTTAAAACCTCCGATCCGGGTCCTCTTACCGAGTCGGCCATGTACGATTTGCTTCAGTGGTACAATCAAAATTTAAAAGATTATCCCTGGTCTTTGGCGTTTGCCTGTGAGTTTGTCTTTCGATTTTTGGCTATTCATCCTTTTCAGGATGGCAATGGACGTTTAGGAAGAGCTCTTTTTTATTTAGCACTCTTACAATCCGCAGATGAAGACATAGCAAGTATTTGCCGTTACATTTCAGTGGATAGACAAATCGAAAGACATAAAATGTATTATTATCATGCCTTGCAACAATGTTCGGGTGGAATTTTTCAACAAGATCCTAAAAATTATAAAATAGAATTTTTTCTAAAGTTCATGATGAAAATGTTTCGCTTAGCTTTAGAGGATGTAGAAGTATATTCAAAAAAAATATTAATGACTCAAGAACTTCCAGAAGCGTCTTTAAAAGTTTATGGGTGTTTCAAAAATAACCCAGAAAGAAAACTTCAAACTGGAGAACTGATTTCTCATACAGAACTCCCGCGTCGTACGGTGATTAATAGTTTGAATCGATTGTTAGAAGATAAATTTATTCAATCCTACGGCCAAGCCAGTGCTACTCGATATCAAATTATTTTTTAA
- the atpB gene encoding F0F1 ATP synthase subunit A, whose protein sequence is MHGLNWFAMMSPFVNAGNVHVITAIFVALLLLLMALIVRRNVVKVEKALVPSSKVSLTNFFEVLIESLLDLSEGILGADARKHFPFLATLFVFVFTSNLLGQIPGFMAPTSNFNTNLAMALCVFLYYNFMGIKEQGFINYFKHFMGIVPSGRWYNILAFLPLSLLIFAIEMFGNFLRVGTLSFRLVCNMNVDHMVLGAFSGLAPLIVPIFFMILGLFVSFVQAFVFTLLTMIYIRLATAHEEGHEAHH, encoded by the coding sequence ATGCACGGTTTAAACTGGTTTGCCATGATGTCTCCCTTTGTGAATGCAGGGAACGTTCATGTGATTACGGCTATTTTTGTAGCTCTGCTTCTTTTGCTGATGGCCTTAATAGTGAGGCGAAATGTGGTGAAGGTAGAAAAGGCCTTGGTTCCTTCCTCTAAAGTAAGTCTTACTAATTTTTTTGAAGTGCTTATTGAGAGCCTACTGGATTTGTCGGAAGGCATTTTGGGTGCGGACGCAAGGAAACATTTTCCTTTTTTAGCCACCCTTTTTGTTTTTGTTTTCACCTCTAATCTTTTGGGTCAAATTCCGGGTTTTATGGCCCCCACCTCCAATTTTAATACGAACCTTGCTATGGCGCTTTGTGTTTTTCTTTATTACAACTTCATGGGTATCAAAGAGCAGGGGTTTATCAATTATTTCAAACATTTTATGGGCATTGTGCCTTCCGGCCGCTGGTACAACATTTTGGCTTTTTTGCCTTTATCCCTTCTTATTTTCGCGATTGAAATGTTTGGTAATTTTCTCCGCGTAGGTACACTTTCTTTTCGTTTGGTTTGTAACATGAATGTAGACCACATGGTCTTAGGTGCATTTTCTGGTTTAGCTCCACTCATTGTCCCAATCTTTTTTATGATTTTGGGGCTTTTTGTTTCTTTTGTGCAGGCCTTTGTCTTTACGCTGCTCACCATGATTTATATTCGTTTGGCGACGGCGCATGAAGAAGGTCATGAGGCGCATCATTAA